A genomic region of Hippoglossus hippoglossus isolate fHipHip1 chromosome 8, fHipHip1.pri, whole genome shotgun sequence contains the following coding sequences:
- the gtf2f1 gene encoding general transcription factor IIF subunit 1, whose product MTSLGSSNSSSTEYTVRVPKNTNKKYNIMAFNAGDKVNCSAWTQARMERDMSARRIYGEEETAEGAAGSEFGKKQREEARRKKFGIVTREFKVEDQPWILKVNGKAGKRFKGLKKGGVTENASYYIFTQCPDGAFEAFPVNGWYNFVPLAKHRTLTAEEAEEEWGRRNKVVNHFSIMLQRRFREQERGDDDDDETEKSGKKKKKGGGGRGGELRIHDLEEDLEMSSDSDSSMGEDGESKSKAKKNAGKGDAKKKKRKSNDKEALEDSDDGDYEGLEVDYMSDESSSDEEPEKGKPSKGEDHPKGIDEASESEEESEEEKQNEEEGKEEDEEEEGKKTPVQVEKKKKKDSSGESESSDDSDIDGETASALFMKKRTPPKRAGGRGSAGSSRTGSRPGTPSIDSASTSNTLRAAASKLEQGKRQPPGPATDSPAAKRLKMEPSSQSPAPSGKSTPQPPSGKSTPSSSDVQLTEEAVRRYLIRKPMTTKDLLKKFQTKRTGLSSEQTVNVLAQILKRLNPERKNVNDKMHFYLTE is encoded by the exons ATGACTTCACTG GGGAGCAGCAATTCCTCCTCCACAGAATACACTGTGCGAGTTCCAAA AAACACCAATAAGAAGTACAACATCATGGCTTTCAATGCCGGAGACAAAGTCAACTGTTCAGCGTGGACACAG GCTCGTATGGAAAGAGACATGAGTGCTCGGCGGATAtatggggaggaggagacagcggAAGGTGCAGCTGGTAGTGAGTTTGGCAAAAAGCAGCGTGAGGAAGCACGGAGGAAGAAGTTTGGTATTGTGACACGTGAGTTCAAAGTGGAGGACCAGCCCTGGATCCTCAAGGTCAATGGCAAGGCTGGcaagag ATTCAAAGGTCTAAAGAAGGGCGGCGTTACAGAAAATGCATCCTACTACATCTTCACACAGTGTCCGGATGGAGCCTTTGAGGCCTTCCCTGTCAATGGCTGGTACAACTTTGTACCGCTGGCCAAGCACCGAACTCTCACtgctgaggaggctgaggaggagtgGGGCAG GAGGAACAAGGTGGTGAATCACTTCAGCATCATGCTTCAGAGGCGTTTCCGGGAGCAGGAGCGTGgtgacgatgacgatgacgagACAGAGAAGTctgggaagaagaaaaaaaaggggggtgGCGGAAGAGGGGGTGAACTGCGCATCCATGACCTAGAAGAGGACCTGGAGATGAGCAGCGATAGTGACAGCAGTATGGGGGAAG ATGGGGAGAGCAAGTCAAAGGCCAAGAAAAACGCAGGAAAAGGGGacgcaaagaagaagaagcgaaAGAGCAATGACAAAGAGGCCTTAGAAGACAGTGACGACGGAGACTATGAGGGCCTAGAGGTGGATTACATGTcagatgagagcag CTCAGATGAAGAGCCGGAAAAGGGAAAGCCCAGCAAAGGAGAAGACCACCCTAAAG GAATTGATGAGGCATCAGAAagtgaggaagagagtgaggaagagaagcagaatgaagaggaaggaaaagaggaagatgaagaggaggaagggaagaaaACCCCGGTCCAagtggaaaagaagaagaaaaaag acagcaGCGGAGAATCGGAAAGCTCGGACGACAGTGACATCGACGGAGAGACGGCCTCGGCTTTGTTCATG aaAAAGCGCACTCCTCCTAAACGTGCAGGTGGGCGTGGCTCTGCAGGCAGCTCCAGGACTGGCAGTCGTCCGGGGACACCATCCATAGACTCGGCCTCCACTTCAAATACACTCCGTGCTGCTGCCAGCAAGCTAGAGCAAG GTAAGAGACAGCCTCCGGGTCCTGCCACTGACTCACCAGCCGCAAAAAGGCTGAAGATGGAGCCCAGCAGTCAGAGTCCTGCTCCTTCTGGAAAGAGCACACCTCAACCTCCATCAGGAAAATCCACCCCAAGCTCCAG TGATGTGCAGCTAACAGAGGAAGCAGTCCGACGCTACTTGATCCGTAAACCAATGACCACCAAGGACCTGCTGAAGAAGTTCCAGACCAAGCGCACGGGCTTGAGCAGCGAGCAGACTGTCAACGTGCTCGCCCAGATCCTGAAGCGTCTCAATCCAGAGCGCAAGAATGTCAACGATAAAATGCACTTCTACCTCACTGAATAA
- the LOC117765878 gene encoding deoxyhypusine synthase-like isoform X1, whose protein sequence is MTVCHIVVSEIMAQHVHPLVGSLYRTTQPVPGDTPKILGYDFNKGVDHQALLQSYLTTGFQATNFGLAVKEIKNMIKRRQQPVKAANGTVKEDPSTCPCLMSCTIFLGYTSNLISSGLRETIRYLAEHRMVDVLVTTAGGIEEDLIKCLGPVYVGDFTMPGEDLYKKGLNRTGNTLMPDENYEKLDKWIMPILAQMLVEQNTQGVRWTPSKMIHRLGREINNPESVYYWAYKNNIPVFSPALTDGAMGDMLYLFSAENPSLILDVIEDIARLNNLVVAANSTAVITLGGGVAKHHICNANSWRDGADYAVYVNTAQEFDGCDSGARPDEAVSWGKIRMDAKPVKVFGDATIIFPLLVAETFAGYAKTTAGKETA, encoded by the exons ATGACAGTGTGTCATATCGTTGTTTCAGAGATCATGGCCCAACATGTCCATCCACTTGTAGGGAGTCTCTACAGAACCACTCAGCCGGTACCAGGGGATACACCAAAGATTCTGGGCTATGACTTTAACAAGGGAGTGGACCACCAAGCCCTGCTACAGTCATACCTCACCACAGGCTTCCAAGCCACTAATTTTGGCTTGGCTGTCAAGGAGATCAAGAACATG ATAAAGAGACGTCAGCAGCCAGTGAAGGCAGCGAATGGCACCGTCAAAGAGGATCCATCAACCTGCCCGTGCCTCATGAGCTGCACCATCTTCCTCGGTTACACCTCAAACCTCATCAGCAGCGGATTGAGGGAGACTATCCGCTACCTTGCGGAGCACAGAATG GTGGATGTCTTAGTGACCACCGCTGGAGGTATCGAGGAGGATCTGATCAAGTGTTTGGGCCCGGTTTACGTTGGAGATTTTACTATGCCTGGAGAGGATCTGTATAAAAAAGGCCTCAACAG GACTGGAAACACTCTGATGCCTGATGAAAACTACGAAAAATTAGATAAATGGATAATGCCGATCTTGGCACAGATGCTGGTGGAGCAGAACACTCAG GGCGTTCGCTGGACTCCATCTAAGATGATCCACCGACTGGGCAGGGAGATCAACAACCCTGAATCTGTTTACTACTGGGCCTACAAG AACAACATCCCAGTGTTCAGCCCTGCCCTGACAGATGGTGCCATGGGAGACATGTTGTACCTCTTCTCAGCTGAGAACCCTAGTTTGATACTGGATGTAATAGAAG ATATTGCAAGGTTGAACAACCTTGTAGTAGCTGCCAACAGCACTGCAGTGATCACCCTGGGAGGAGGTGTAGCCAAACATCACATCTGCAATGCCAATTCCTGG AGGGATGGAGCTGACTACGCTGTGTATGTGAACACAGCTCAGGAGTTTGATGGTTGCGACTCAGGAGCTCGACCTGATGAAGCCGTGTCCTGGGGCAAGATCCGCATGGATGCTAAACCTGTGAAG GTGTTTGGAGACGCCACCATCATCTTCCCCTTGTTAGTGGCAGAAACCTTCGCAGGTTACGCCAAGACGACTGCTGGCAAGGAAACAGCATGA
- the LOC117765878 gene encoding deoxyhypusine synthase-like isoform X2, translating into MAQHVHPLVGSLYRTTQPVPGDTPKILGYDFNKGVDHQALLQSYLTTGFQATNFGLAVKEIKNMIKRRQQPVKAANGTVKEDPSTCPCLMSCTIFLGYTSNLISSGLRETIRYLAEHRMVDVLVTTAGGIEEDLIKCLGPVYVGDFTMPGEDLYKKGLNRTGNTLMPDENYEKLDKWIMPILAQMLVEQNTQGVRWTPSKMIHRLGREINNPESVYYWAYKNNIPVFSPALTDGAMGDMLYLFSAENPSLILDVIEDIARLNNLVVAANSTAVITLGGGVAKHHICNANSWRDGADYAVYVNTAQEFDGCDSGARPDEAVSWGKIRMDAKPVKVFGDATIIFPLLVAETFAGYAKTTAGKETA; encoded by the exons ATGGCCCAACATGTCCATCCACTTGTAGGGAGTCTCTACAGAACCACTCAGCCGGTACCAGGGGATACACCAAAGATTCTGGGCTATGACTTTAACAAGGGAGTGGACCACCAAGCCCTGCTACAGTCATACCTCACCACAGGCTTCCAAGCCACTAATTTTGGCTTGGCTGTCAAGGAGATCAAGAACATG ATAAAGAGACGTCAGCAGCCAGTGAAGGCAGCGAATGGCACCGTCAAAGAGGATCCATCAACCTGCCCGTGCCTCATGAGCTGCACCATCTTCCTCGGTTACACCTCAAACCTCATCAGCAGCGGATTGAGGGAGACTATCCGCTACCTTGCGGAGCACAGAATG GTGGATGTCTTAGTGACCACCGCTGGAGGTATCGAGGAGGATCTGATCAAGTGTTTGGGCCCGGTTTACGTTGGAGATTTTACTATGCCTGGAGAGGATCTGTATAAAAAAGGCCTCAACAG GACTGGAAACACTCTGATGCCTGATGAAAACTACGAAAAATTAGATAAATGGATAATGCCGATCTTGGCACAGATGCTGGTGGAGCAGAACACTCAG GGCGTTCGCTGGACTCCATCTAAGATGATCCACCGACTGGGCAGGGAGATCAACAACCCTGAATCTGTTTACTACTGGGCCTACAAG AACAACATCCCAGTGTTCAGCCCTGCCCTGACAGATGGTGCCATGGGAGACATGTTGTACCTCTTCTCAGCTGAGAACCCTAGTTTGATACTGGATGTAATAGAAG ATATTGCAAGGTTGAACAACCTTGTAGTAGCTGCCAACAGCACTGCAGTGATCACCCTGGGAGGAGGTGTAGCCAAACATCACATCTGCAATGCCAATTCCTGG AGGGATGGAGCTGACTACGCTGTGTATGTGAACACAGCTCAGGAGTTTGATGGTTGCGACTCAGGAGCTCGACCTGATGAAGCCGTGTCCTGGGGCAAGATCCGCATGGATGCTAAACCTGTGAAG GTGTTTGGAGACGCCACCATCATCTTCCCCTTGTTAGTGGCAGAAACCTTCGCAGGTTACGCCAAGACGACTGCTGGCAAGGAAACAGCATGA
- the LOC117766092 gene encoding LOW QUALITY PROTEIN: deoxyhypusine synthase-like (The sequence of the model RefSeq protein was modified relative to this genomic sequence to represent the inferred CDS: inserted 1 base in 1 codon): MSCLNQLHTYWVLQDTRNSALLVCPSSCTIFLSYTSNLISSGVRESIRYLAEHRMVDVLVTTAGGIEEDLIKCLGHIYIGDFTLPGKDLYKNGLDRIGNLLMPDMNYMLFEKWMLPIMKQMLMEQKLSGEWTVLHMIYRLGKEINNPESVCYWAYKNNIPVFSPALTDGAIGDLFYMFSAENPGLILDIAEDISRINDIAVNANSTGMILLXGGLAKHHTCNANAWRKGAEFVVYVNTAQEFDGCDSGARPDEAVSWGKITLNAKPVKVCADATVIFPLLVAETFAVHADKRTINKENN, encoded by the exons ATGAGCTGCCTTAACCAGCTACACACCTACTGGGTTCTTCAGGACACAAGGAACTCCGCCCTCCTGGTTTG CCCCTCGAGCTGCACCATCTTCCTCAGTTACACTTCAAACCTCATCAGCAGCGGGGTCAGGGAGAGTATCCGCTATCTCGCAGAGCACAGAATG GTGGATGTCTTGGTGACCACAGCTGGAGGTATTGAGGAGGATCTGATCAAGTGCTTGGGACATATTTACATTGGAGACTTCACTCTGCCTGGGAAGGATCTGTATAAAAACGGTCTCGACAG GATTGGCAATCTTCTAATGCCTGATATGAACTACATGTTATTCGAAAAATGGATGTTGCCGATAATGAAGCAGATGCTGATGGAGCAGAAACTCTCAGGTGAGTGGACAGTTCTACAT ATGATCTATCGACTGGGCAAGGAGATCAACAACCCTGAATCTGTTTGCTATTGGGCCTACAAG AACAACATCCCAGTGTTCAGCCCTGCCCTTACAGATGGCGCCATAGGAGACTTGTTCTACATGTTCTCAGCTGAGAACCCTGGCTTAATTTTGGACATTGCTGAAG ATATTTCAAGGATAAACGACATTGCAGTGAACGCCAATAGCACAGGGATGATCCTCC GGGGAGGGTTAGCAAAGCACCACACTTGCAATGCCAATGCATGG AGGAAAGGAGCTGAGTTTGTGGTGTATGTGAACACAGCTCAGGAATTTGATGGTTGCGACTCAGGGGCCAGACCTGATGAAGCCGTGTCCTGGGGGAAGATCACTTTAAATGCCAAACCTGTGAAG GTTTGTGCAGACGCTACAGTGATCTTCCCCTTGTTGGTGGCAGAAACCTTCGCTGTTCATGCTGATAAGAGGACGATTAACAAGGAGAACAATTGA
- the LOC117766183 gene encoding deoxyhypusine synthase-like, with translation MACKRKVVPYIYRETLKLPDTPKVQGYEFNQGVDHRALLQSFLSTGFQATNVALAIQQINSMIKRRQQPVKAVNGSVEEDPSICPSPSSCTIFLSYTSNLISSGVRESIRYLAEHRMVDVLVTTAGGIEEDLIKCLGHIYIGDFTLPGKDLYKNGLDRIGNLLMPDMNYMLFEKWMLPIMKQMLMEQNSQGVSWTPSKMIYRLGKEINNPESVCYWAYKNNIPVFSPALTDGAIGDLFYMFSAENPGLILDIAEDISRINDIAVNANSTGMILLGGGLAKHHTCNANAWRKGAEFVVYVNTAQEFDGCDSGARPDEAVSWGKITLNAKPVKVCADATVIFPLLVAETFAVHADKRTINKENN, from the exons ATGGCCTGTAAGCGCAAAGTAGTTCCGTACATCTACAGGGAGACTCTCAAACTACCAGACACACCAAAGGTCCAGGGCTATGAATTCAACCAGGGAGTGGACCACCGCGCACTGCTGCAGTCCTTCCTCAGCACTGGCTTCCAGGCGACTAATGTGGCCCTGGCTATCCAGCAGATAAACAGCATG ATCAAGAGGCGTCAACAGCCGGTGAAGGCAGTGAATGGAAGTGTTGAGGAGGATCCGTCGATCTGCCCGAGCCCCTCGAGCTGCACCATCTTCCTCAGTTACACTTCAAACCTCATCAGCAGCGGGGTCAGGGAGAGTATCCGCTATCTCGCAGAGCACAGAATG GTGGATGTCTTGGTGACCACAGCTGGAGGTATTGAGGAGGATCTGATCAAGTGCTTGGGACATATTTACATTGGAGACTTCACTCTGCCTGGGAAGGATCTGTATAAAAACGGTCTCGACAG GATTGGCAATCTTCTGATGCCTGATATGAACTACATGTTATTCGAAAAATGGATGTTGCCGATAATGAAGCAGATGCTGATGGAGCAGAACTCTCAG GGCGTGAGTTGGACTCCATCTAAGATGATCTATCGACTGGGCAAGGAGATCAACAACCCTGAATCTGTTTGCTATTGGGCCTACAAG AACAACATCCCAGTGTTCAGCCCTGCCCTTACAGATGGCGCCATAGGAGACTTGTTCTACATGTTCTCAGCTGAGAACCCTGGCTTAATTTTGGACATTGCTGAAG ATATTTCAAGGATAAACGACATTGCAGTGAACGCCAATAGCACAGGGATGATCCTCCTAGGGGGAGGGTTAGCAAAGCACCACACTTGCAATGCCAATGCATGG AGGAAAGGAGCTGAGTTTGTGGTGTATGTGAACACAGCTCAGGAATTTGATGGTTGCGACTCAGGGGCCAGACCTGATGAAGCCGTGTCCTGGGGGAAGATCACTTTAAATGCCAAACCTGTGAAG GTTTGTGCAGACGCTACAGTGATCTTCCCCTTGTTGGTGGCAGAAACCTTCGCTGTTCATGCTGATAAGAGGACGATTAACAAGGAGAACAATTGA
- the LOC117766504 gene encoding F-box/WD repeat-containing protein 9-like isoform X1: MPTPGRAFHALVLGGDTVMSDVRVNLCEPCPDPVRPPSNEAPGPDLQSPQPAGHPSSADASPSPCAETNGLLSLPWEMVTHIASYLPAQCVSTVLPKVCQTLGNLEKDSSAWQLRARRLIGSQAGFPVGPREDFDWPTACLEMEQLIICWKGRAQLLAGQAQKEEEESNQVRQQQQAGEDRVAGEEGQDGGREAEVEGGGVAVQEAAYGAGEEMEVVIEDGDGEMQPIEGEDQLARLREHLNERVENIVALIEEERDHRMLFGVNGEDGALNHQENLADPGNLGNGRQGEMEQSPPCRSPSPPPALECITIPTNHIASVNSVLLVGGEGKVCATASRDWNVKLWDLQAGSTGTLLHTLGGQDALHTHRGWVWCLASRGSLLASGCFDSSVRLWDLQAGGAVGGLIRTDSAVLCLSCQTDVLLAGTLNKTITMWDTRAASPVVKSLCLHGNAVMCLAADDKYIISGGKDRTVAVYDRRADKVLKKLRLTSYLRSMSYSGSEVWAGDSNGMLYSFSMQAGTLETLSKFDVGHTAMVTGVHRSHGSLYTCSSDRTVKVHIPCAPPKTLCTLHHQVGVSGLSVDAGVFAVATGDVCVDVWRPRK; the protein is encoded by the exons ATGCCAACACCTGGTCGAGCCTTTCATG CTCTTGTGCTTGGAGGAGACACGGTGATGTCTGACGTCAGGGTGAACCTGTGTGAACCGTGTCCTGACCCTGTGAGACCCCCGAGTAATGAGGCTCCCGGGCCTGACCTCCAGAG TCCTCAGCCTGCCGGTCACCCATCCTCAGCAGATGCCAGCCCCTCACCCTGCGCTGAGACAAATGGCTTGTTGTCTTTACCCTGGGAGATGGTCACCCACATCGCCTCGTACCTTCCTGCACAGTGTGTCAGCACTGTGCTGCCAAAG GTCTGCCAGACATTGGGTAATTTGGAAAAGGACAGCAGTGCATGGCAACTCCGAGCACGTAGATTAATAGGATCCCAAGCTGGCTTTCCAGTGGGGCCAAGGGAGGACTTTGACTGGCCTACTGCTTGTCTGGAGATGGAGCAGTTGATAATCTGCTGGAAAGGCAGAGCGCAGCTGTTGGCCGGACAGGCccaaaaagaggaggaggaaagtaaTCAAGTGAGGCAGCAGCAACAGGCGGGGGAGGACCGGGTAGCAGGCGAAGAGGGACAGGATGGTGGCAGAGAGGCTGAGGTAGAAGGGGGAGGGGTCGCTGTGCAGGAGGCTGCATATGGTGCTGGTGAAGAAATGGAGGTGGTAATAGAAGATGGTGATGGTGAAATGCAGCCCATTGAAGGTGAGGACCAACTAGCAAGATTAAGAGAACATTTGAATGAGAGGGTGGAGAATATAGTAGCACTGATCGAAGAAGAAAGGGACCACAGGATGCTGTTTGGTGTTAATGGGGAAGATGGTGCTCTTAATCACCAAGAGAACTTGGCTGACCCCGGGAATCTGGGTAATGGAAGACAGGGAGAGATGGAACAAAGTCCACCCTGCAGAAGTCCTAGCCCACCCCCAGCACTGGAGTGCATCACCATCCCTACAAACCACATTGCCTCAGTCAACTCTGTTCTCCTTGTCGGGGGAGAGGGGAAAGTTTGTGCTACAGCTTCCAGAGACTGGAATGTTAAACTGTGGGATCTACAAGCAGGCTCTACTGGGACACTGCTGCACACATTGGGAGGACAGGATGCGTTACACACCCATCGGGGCTGGGTCTGGTGCCTGGCATCTCGAGGGTCTCTGCTGGCTTCAGGGTGCTTCGACAGCTCAGTGAGGCTGTGGGACCTGCAGGCAGGTGGTGCAGTGGGGGGCCTAATCAGAACTGATTCTGCTGTCCTCTGCCTGTCCTGTCAGACAGATGTGTTGCTGGCTGGTACATTGAACAAGACGATCACCATGTGGGACACCAGAG CGGCCAGCCCTGTGGTGAAAAGCCTCTGTCTCCATGGTAATGCTGTGATGTGCCTGGCTGCAGATGACAAGTACATCATCTCTGGGGGTAAAGACCGCACTGTAGCTGTCTATGATCGCAGGGCAGACAAAGTCTTGAAGAAACTTCGG CTGACTTCTTACCTGCGGTCCATGAGCTACAGTGGCAGTGAGGTGTGGGCAGGAGACAGCAACGGCATGCTCTACTCCTTTTCCATGCAAGCAGGGACCTTAGAAACCCTGTCTAAGTTTGATGTGGGACACACTGCTATGGTCACTGGAGTCCACAGATCTCATGGGAGCCTCTACACCTGTTCATCTGATCGTACTGTCAAG GTACACATCCCTTGTGCGCCTCCCAAGACATTATGCACACTACATCATCAAGTTGGAGTCAGTGGG CTGAGTGTGGACGCTGGAGTCTTCGCTGTTGCCAcaggagatgtgtgtgtagatgtctGGAGGCCcagaaaatga
- the LOC117766504 gene encoding F-box/WD repeat-containing protein 9-like isoform X2: protein MSDVRVNLCEPCPDPVRPPSNEAPGPDLQSPQPAGHPSSADASPSPCAETNGLLSLPWEMVTHIASYLPAQCVSTVLPKVCQTLGNLEKDSSAWQLRARRLIGSQAGFPVGPREDFDWPTACLEMEQLIICWKGRAQLLAGQAQKEEEESNQVRQQQQAGEDRVAGEEGQDGGREAEVEGGGVAVQEAAYGAGEEMEVVIEDGDGEMQPIEGEDQLARLREHLNERVENIVALIEEERDHRMLFGVNGEDGALNHQENLADPGNLGNGRQGEMEQSPPCRSPSPPPALECITIPTNHIASVNSVLLVGGEGKVCATASRDWNVKLWDLQAGSTGTLLHTLGGQDALHTHRGWVWCLASRGSLLASGCFDSSVRLWDLQAGGAVGGLIRTDSAVLCLSCQTDVLLAGTLNKTITMWDTRAASPVVKSLCLHGNAVMCLAADDKYIISGGKDRTVAVYDRRADKVLKKLRLTSYLRSMSYSGSEVWAGDSNGMLYSFSMQAGTLETLSKFDVGHTAMVTGVHRSHGSLYTCSSDRTVKVHIPCAPPKTLCTLHHQVGVSGLSVDAGVFAVATGDVCVDVWRPRK from the exons ATGTCTGACGTCAGGGTGAACCTGTGTGAACCGTGTCCTGACCCTGTGAGACCCCCGAGTAATGAGGCTCCCGGGCCTGACCTCCAGAG TCCTCAGCCTGCCGGTCACCCATCCTCAGCAGATGCCAGCCCCTCACCCTGCGCTGAGACAAATGGCTTGTTGTCTTTACCCTGGGAGATGGTCACCCACATCGCCTCGTACCTTCCTGCACAGTGTGTCAGCACTGTGCTGCCAAAG GTCTGCCAGACATTGGGTAATTTGGAAAAGGACAGCAGTGCATGGCAACTCCGAGCACGTAGATTAATAGGATCCCAAGCTGGCTTTCCAGTGGGGCCAAGGGAGGACTTTGACTGGCCTACTGCTTGTCTGGAGATGGAGCAGTTGATAATCTGCTGGAAAGGCAGAGCGCAGCTGTTGGCCGGACAGGCccaaaaagaggaggaggaaagtaaTCAAGTGAGGCAGCAGCAACAGGCGGGGGAGGACCGGGTAGCAGGCGAAGAGGGACAGGATGGTGGCAGAGAGGCTGAGGTAGAAGGGGGAGGGGTCGCTGTGCAGGAGGCTGCATATGGTGCTGGTGAAGAAATGGAGGTGGTAATAGAAGATGGTGATGGTGAAATGCAGCCCATTGAAGGTGAGGACCAACTAGCAAGATTAAGAGAACATTTGAATGAGAGGGTGGAGAATATAGTAGCACTGATCGAAGAAGAAAGGGACCACAGGATGCTGTTTGGTGTTAATGGGGAAGATGGTGCTCTTAATCACCAAGAGAACTTGGCTGACCCCGGGAATCTGGGTAATGGAAGACAGGGAGAGATGGAACAAAGTCCACCCTGCAGAAGTCCTAGCCCACCCCCAGCACTGGAGTGCATCACCATCCCTACAAACCACATTGCCTCAGTCAACTCTGTTCTCCTTGTCGGGGGAGAGGGGAAAGTTTGTGCTACAGCTTCCAGAGACTGGAATGTTAAACTGTGGGATCTACAAGCAGGCTCTACTGGGACACTGCTGCACACATTGGGAGGACAGGATGCGTTACACACCCATCGGGGCTGGGTCTGGTGCCTGGCATCTCGAGGGTCTCTGCTGGCTTCAGGGTGCTTCGACAGCTCAGTGAGGCTGTGGGACCTGCAGGCAGGTGGTGCAGTGGGGGGCCTAATCAGAACTGATTCTGCTGTCCTCTGCCTGTCCTGTCAGACAGATGTGTTGCTGGCTGGTACATTGAACAAGACGATCACCATGTGGGACACCAGAG CGGCCAGCCCTGTGGTGAAAAGCCTCTGTCTCCATGGTAATGCTGTGATGTGCCTGGCTGCAGATGACAAGTACATCATCTCTGGGGGTAAAGACCGCACTGTAGCTGTCTATGATCGCAGGGCAGACAAAGTCTTGAAGAAACTTCGG CTGACTTCTTACCTGCGGTCCATGAGCTACAGTGGCAGTGAGGTGTGGGCAGGAGACAGCAACGGCATGCTCTACTCCTTTTCCATGCAAGCAGGGACCTTAGAAACCCTGTCTAAGTTTGATGTGGGACACACTGCTATGGTCACTGGAGTCCACAGATCTCATGGGAGCCTCTACACCTGTTCATCTGATCGTACTGTCAAG GTACACATCCCTTGTGCGCCTCCCAAGACATTATGCACACTACATCATCAAGTTGGAGTCAGTGGG CTGAGTGTGGACGCTGGAGTCTTCGCTGTTGCCAcaggagatgtgtgtgtagatgtctGGAGGCCcagaaaatga
- the LOC117766506 gene encoding guanine nucleotide-binding protein G(I)/G(S)/G(O) subunit gamma-7-like: MSGKMCSNNSVVQTRKLVDQLRVEAGMERIKISLTAADLVQYCKDHRRSDPLLTGIAASSNPFKDKKTCVLL, from the exons ATGTCAGGAAAGATGTGCAGCAACAACAGTGTTGTTCAGACACGAAAGCTGGTGGATCAACTTCGGGTGGAGGCAGGCATGGAGAGAATCAAg ATATCCCTGACAGCAGCAGACTTGGTCCAGTACTGCAAGGACCACAGGCGCAGTGACCCTCTGCTCACCGGCATCGCAGCTTCATCCAATCCTTTCAAAGATAAGAAGACCTGTGTGCTGCTCTGA